The Astatotilapia calliptera chromosome 17, fAstCal1.2, whole genome shotgun sequence genome has a segment encoding these proteins:
- the tspan12 gene encoding tetraspanin-12 isoform X1, translated as MVPRAQMSGTRRSSGRDGSRGRGEVSALPAVRAQPAVLGERSGHAHDYKSLMSACVLGVAVWIRDSLNTVLTLTAHTRLEEAAVLTYSPAVHPVIVAVCCFLIIVAMVGYCGTLRCDLLLLSWYFGSLLVIFCVELASAVWTYEEPSVQRSDMISLKSRMPNYGLQRYQWLTHTWNSFQTEFKCCGVIYFTDWLEMTEMEWPPDSCCSNQYPGCARHAHYHDLSDLHQEGCGPKIYTFIRGTKQLQVLRFLGVSIGVAQIIAMALTLTLLWALYYGRKSPEPDMPTLPPPDDPDPDTAAHAASADALKSGCSRSNKGCTNMAATTPKQQFEMERLHAAA; from the exons ATGGTGCCCCGGGCTCAGATGAGCGGCACGCGGAGGAGCTCCGGTCGGGATGGCTCGCGAGGACGCGGTGAGGTGTCTGCGCTGCCTGCTGTACGCGCTCAACCTGCTGTTCTGGGTGAGAGGAGCGGGCACGCGCACGACTACAAGAGT CTGATGTCAGCATGTGTGCTGGGAGTGGCGGTGTGGATCCGTGACTCTCTCAACACCGTCCTCACCCTGACGGCCCACACCAG gtTGGAGGAAGCTGCCGTCCTCACGTACTCTCCAGCTGTTCACCCCGTCATTGTTGCCGTGTGCTGCTTTCTCATCATCGTGGCAATGGTGGGGTACTGCGGCACGCTCAGGTGtgacctgctgctgctctcctgG TACTTCGGCAGTCTGTTGGTGATCTTCTGTGTGGAGCTGGCCAGTGCTGTGTGGACCTACGAGGAG cCCTCAGTGCAGCGCTCTGACATGATCAGCCTGAAGTCTCGAATGCCAAACTACGGTCTGCAGCGTTACCAGTGGCTCACACACACCTGGAACAGCTTTCAGActgag TTTAAATGCTGCGGTGTCATCTACTTCACTGATTGGCTGGAGATGACTGAGATGGAGTGGCCACCTGACTCCTGCTGTTCCAATCAGTATCCAGGCTGCGCTCGCCATGCCCACTACCACGACCTTAGCGACCTCCACCAAGAG ggCTGCGGTCCAAAGATCTACACCTTCATCCGTGGGACGAAGCAGTTGCAGGTGTTGCGTTTCCTGGGCGTGTCCATCGGTGTGGCTCAGATCATCGCCATGGCGCTCACTCTCACACTCCTCTGGGCGCTTTATTATGGACGGAAGTCTCCAGAGCCGGACATGCCCACACTGCCGCCACCGGATGACCCCGACCCTGACACAGCAGCACATGCAGCCTCGGCGGACGCTTTAAAGTCGGGCTGCAGCCGCTCAAATAAAGGCTGCACCAACATGGCTGCCACCACACCGAAACAGCAGTTTGAGATGGAGCGACTTCACGCTGCCGCCTAA
- the tspan12 gene encoding tetraspanin-12 isoform X2, which yields MAREDAVRCLRCLLYALNLLFWLMSACVLGVAVWIRDSLNTVLTLTAHTRLEEAAVLTYSPAVHPVIVAVCCFLIIVAMVGYCGTLRCDLLLLSWYFGSLLVIFCVELASAVWTYEEPSVQRSDMISLKSRMPNYGLQRYQWLTHTWNSFQTEFKCCGVIYFTDWLEMTEMEWPPDSCCSNQYPGCARHAHYHDLSDLHQEGCGPKIYTFIRGTKQLQVLRFLGVSIGVAQIIAMALTLTLLWALYYGRKSPEPDMPTLPPPDDPDPDTAAHAASADALKSGCSRSNKGCTNMAATTPKQQFEMERLHAAA from the exons ATGGCTCGCGAGGACGCGGTGAGGTGTCTGCGCTGCCTGCTGTACGCGCTCAACCTGCTGTTCTGG CTGATGTCAGCATGTGTGCTGGGAGTGGCGGTGTGGATCCGTGACTCTCTCAACACCGTCCTCACCCTGACGGCCCACACCAG gtTGGAGGAAGCTGCCGTCCTCACGTACTCTCCAGCTGTTCACCCCGTCATTGTTGCCGTGTGCTGCTTTCTCATCATCGTGGCAATGGTGGGGTACTGCGGCACGCTCAGGTGtgacctgctgctgctctcctgG TACTTCGGCAGTCTGTTGGTGATCTTCTGTGTGGAGCTGGCCAGTGCTGTGTGGACCTACGAGGAG cCCTCAGTGCAGCGCTCTGACATGATCAGCCTGAAGTCTCGAATGCCAAACTACGGTCTGCAGCGTTACCAGTGGCTCACACACACCTGGAACAGCTTTCAGActgag TTTAAATGCTGCGGTGTCATCTACTTCACTGATTGGCTGGAGATGACTGAGATGGAGTGGCCACCTGACTCCTGCTGTTCCAATCAGTATCCAGGCTGCGCTCGCCATGCCCACTACCACGACCTTAGCGACCTCCACCAAGAG ggCTGCGGTCCAAAGATCTACACCTTCATCCGTGGGACGAAGCAGTTGCAGGTGTTGCGTTTCCTGGGCGTGTCCATCGGTGTGGCTCAGATCATCGCCATGGCGCTCACTCTCACACTCCTCTGGGCGCTTTATTATGGACGGAAGTCTCCAGAGCCGGACATGCCCACACTGCCGCCACCGGATGACCCCGACCCTGACACAGCAGCACATGCAGCCTCGGCGGACGCTTTAAAGTCGGGCTGCAGCCGCTCAAATAAAGGCTGCACCAACATGGCTGCCACCACACCGAAACAGCAGTTTGAGATGGAGCGACTTCACGCTGCCGCCTAA
- the LOC113009489 gene encoding GTPase IMAP family member 4-like yields MSPYLREQRARGKGKIQEAFGQAADKYSMVLFTGGDQLEDTSIEDFLGENLDLQELVARCNGQYHVFNNKKKDQAEVTELLMKIGSIIQKNGGSHYTNEMFQEAEREIEEEKQRVLKEKEEQIRRERDELEKKIQEKYEKEMKKITEQFHNEIERSNMMRRLEEQRQREAAESQRRLLEDQLQKARRRPEQSPKGRRRCLTM; encoded by the exons ATGTCGCCATATCTGAGAGAGCAGAGAGCCAGAG GTAAAGGTAAAATTCAAGAAGCCTTTGGCCAGGCAGCAGACAAATACAGCATGGTTCTCTTTACTGGTGGGGATCAACTTGAGGACACGTCTATAGAGGATTTCTTGGGGGAAAACTTAGACCTGCAGGAACTCGTGGCCAGATGTAATGGCCAGTACCACGTCTTCAATAACAAGAAGAAGGACCAAGCTGAGGTCACCGAGCTGCTCATGAAGATCGGAAGTATAATTCAGAAGAACGGAGGAAGCCATTATACCAATGAGATGTTCCAAGAGGCTGAGAGAGAAATCGAGGAGGAGAAACAACGAGTcctgaaagagaaagaggagcaaATACGCAGAGAAAGAGACGAACTGGAGAAGAAAATCCAGGAAAAGTATGAGAAGGAGATGAAGAAAATCACTGAACAATTCCACAATGAGATAGAGAGATCAAACATGATGAGAAGATTAGAGGAACAGCGTcaaagagaagctgcagagagccaACGAAGACTATTGGAAGACCAACTACAAAAGGCCAGACGGAGACCTGAACAGTCTCCTAAAGGACGGAGACGATGTTTAACAATGTGA
- the gpr19 gene encoding putative G-protein coupled receptor 19, whose protein sequence is MVYAQTSNTVGVNPSIYLPSFMYQMSFNYSKRENSTVLATLPTTPLCSLEGTSTGQLNTTSVPDELTSGEVAVLGLVFGVLWLVSILGNALVCLVIHRSRRTQSTTNYFVVSMACADLLMSLGCAPFVLLQVASGRWPMSTAACKAVRYLQHLCPGVQVYVLLSISIDRFYTIVYPLSFKVSREKAKKMILASWLFDAAFVSPCLFFYGSTSTDSHCDFFLPESWGSIVYAAVHLLIGFLVPAGLIISFYQRVVRYIWRISADGHTVRRTMNIVPRTKVKTIKMFLMLNSVFFLTWTPFYLAQLWHPRESDGPSRQGLLFFTAISWISFSSTASKPTLYSVYNANFRRGMRETFCMSSMKCYRSNAYTITASSRMAKKNYVGVVDIPVQAKMVTKDSVYDTFDREAKEKKVAWPTNANPPNTFV, encoded by the coding sequence ATGGTGTATGCCCAGACATCAAACACAGTCGGTGTCAATCCCTCCATCTACTTGCCATCGTTCATGTATCAGATGTCATTTAACTACTCCAAGAGAGAAAACTCAACTGTCCTGGCAACCTTACCCACAACTCCCCTCTGCAGCCTCGAGGGCACGTCCACCGGCCAGTTGAATACTACCTCTGTCCCTGATGAGCTGACTTCAGGTGAGGTTGCCGTCCTAGGCTTGGTATTTGGGGTTCTATGGCTGGTCTCCATCTTGGGAAATGCCCTCGTATGCCTGGTCATCCACCGAAGCCGACGGACTCAGTCCACAACCAACTATTTTGTGGTGTCTATGGCCTGCGCGGACCTGCTCATGAGCCTCGGTTGTGCCCCATTCGTCCTCTTGCAGGTTGCCTCTGGACGTTGGCCAATGAGCACAGCAGCTTGCAAGGCTGTGCGCTATCTACAGCACCTTTGTCCAGGTGTGCAGGTCTACGTCCTGCTTTCGATCTCAATAGACCGCTTCTACACAATCGTCTATCCCCTCAGCTTCAAAGTGTCCAGAGAAAAGGCAAAGAAGATGATTCTGGCTTCGTGGTTATTTGATGCAGCCTTCGTCTCCCCCTGCCTCTTCTTCTATGGATCTACATCTACAGACAGTCATTGTGACTTTTTCCTTCCTGAGAGCTGGGGCAGCATAGTCTACGCAGCAGTTCACCTTCTCATTGGTTTTCTGGTCCCTGCTGGATTGATCATATCATTCTACCAGAGGGTGGTCAGGTACATCTGGAGGATCAGTGCTGATGGCCACACTGTGCGGCGGACAATGAACATTGTCCCGCGGACTAAAGTCAAGACCATCAAAATGTTCCTTATGCTTaattctgttttcttcctcACCTGGACACCCTTCTATCTTGCCCAACTGTGGCATCCGAGGGAGTCTGATGGGCCCAGCAGGCAGGGACTGCTTTTCTTCACAGCCATCTCCTGGATCTCCTTCAGCTCCACAGCATCCAAACCCACCCTGTATTCTGTCTACAATGCAAACTTCAGACGTGGCATGCGGGAGACATTCTGCATGTCATCCATGAAATGCTACCGCAGTAATGCCTACACCATCACCGCAAGCTCCCGCATGGCCAAAAAGAATTATGTTGGGGTGGTGGACATCCCAGTGCAAGCAAAGATGGTGACTAAAGACTCGGTCTACGATACATTTGACCGAGAAGCTAAAGAAAAGAAGGTAGCTTGGCCCACTAATGCGAACCCTCCAAATACCTTTGTGTGA